From Saprospiraceae bacterium, one genomic window encodes:
- a CDS encoding NAD+ synthase, protein MRITLAQLNFRIGDFDGNLQLMKDAILTALKEESDLICFSELATCGYPPRDFLEFRDFIRKSMEVVKNLCDLSHNLAIVVGAPTVNPNLEGKDLYNSAFFLANGKIQMLAHKALLPNYDIFDEYRYFEPAREFSLVHFKGKKIAITICEDIWNLGNNNPMYSICPLDHVINQNPDFILNLSASPFSFDHPANRIHTIKANVEQYKIPMFYVNNYGGQTEILFDGGSVVMSPDGQCYDEMPYFEACLRTYDLEDVVKGGKKSEQPKDKTDLMYRALVMGIREYFHKLGFKKAILGLSGGIDSALTAVLAADALGPENVKGLLMPSPYSSRGSLDDALELVRNLGISHEIIPIKDHYESFKSSLSTWFEGLKEDVTEENIQARIRGMLLMAFSNKFKYILLNTTNKSEMAVGYGTLYGDLCGGIAVLADVYKTEVYQLANHVNRNKIRIPLNSIQKAPSAELRPGQKDSDSLPDYSILDPILFQYIENKKGPEEIVAMGYQEEVVIKSLRLVNMAEFKRHQSPPVLRVSSKAFGLGRRLPIEGKYLC, encoded by the coding sequence ATGCGAATTACCTTGGCCCAACTCAATTTCAGAATAGGTGATTTTGATGGCAATTTGCAACTCATGAAAGATGCAATCCTGACTGCCTTGAAGGAAGAATCAGATCTGATTTGTTTTAGCGAGTTGGCAACTTGTGGATACCCACCAAGGGATTTTTTGGAATTCAGAGATTTTATCAGAAAATCCATGGAAGTGGTTAAAAATCTTTGTGACCTAAGCCATAATTTGGCCATTGTGGTCGGGGCACCTACCGTCAATCCCAACCTAGAAGGCAAGGATTTGTACAATTCTGCTTTTTTTTTAGCAAATGGAAAAATCCAGATGCTGGCCCATAAAGCGCTGTTGCCAAATTATGATATTTTTGATGAATATCGCTATTTTGAACCCGCCAGAGAATTTAGTCTGGTGCATTTCAAAGGGAAGAAAATTGCCATTACCATTTGTGAAGATATTTGGAATCTGGGCAACAACAATCCCATGTACAGCATTTGTCCTTTGGACCATGTCATCAATCAGAATCCGGATTTTATTTTAAATCTTTCCGCCTCCCCATTTAGTTTTGATCATCCGGCCAATCGAATACACACGATTAAAGCCAATGTGGAACAATACAAGATTCCAATGTTTTATGTCAATAATTATGGTGGGCAAACAGAGATTCTTTTTGATGGGGGTAGTGTAGTTATGTCTCCAGATGGTCAATGCTATGATGAAATGCCTTATTTTGAAGCCTGCCTTCGCACCTACGATTTGGAAGATGTTGTGAAAGGAGGTAAAAAATCAGAACAGCCCAAGGATAAAACAGATCTAATGTACAGGGCTCTGGTGATGGGCATTCGCGAATATTTTCACAAATTGGGTTTCAAAAAGGCCATTCTTGGATTATCAGGTGGAATCGATTCCGCTTTGACCGCAGTACTCGCGGCCGATGCCCTGGGTCCTGAAAATGTAAAGGGTTTGTTGATGCCCTCACCCTATTCTTCCAGAGGCTCCCTGGATGATGCCTTGGAATTGGTGCGTAATCTGGGAATTTCGCATGAAATAATTCCAATAAAAGATCATTATGAATCTTTTAAGTCAAGCCTTTCGACCTGGTTTGAAGGATTGAAGGAAGATGTGACGGAAGAGAATATTCAAGCCAGAATCAGAGGCATGTTGCTCATGGCTTTTTCCAATAAATTCAAATACATCTTGTTGAACACCACCAACAAAAGTGAAATGGCTGTAGGTTACGGTACTTTGTATGGGGATCTTTGTGGTGGAATCGCAGTCCTGGCGGATGTGTACAAAACGGAAGTGTATCAACTTGCCAATCATGTCAACAGAAATAAAATCAGAATTCCTCTGAACTCCATTCAGAAAGCTCCTTCTGCAGAATTAAGACCTGGACAGAAAGACAGTGATTCCTTACCGGATTATTCTATTCTGGATCCAATATTGTTTCAGTACATTGAAAACAAAAAGGGACCTGAAGAAATCGTGGCCATGGGATATCAGGAAGAGGTGGTGATCAAATCATTGAGACTTGTGAATATGGCAGAATTTAAAAGGCATCAGTCACCACCTGTTTTGCGAGTTTCTTCCAAAGCTTTTGGATTGGGCCGTAGATTGCCCATCGAAGGAAAATATTTGTGTTAA
- a CDS encoding peptidylprolyl isomerase has translation MKSSIFYILSIWFSINSIVFSQSNDPVLFTIQNQPVKVSEFEYIYTKNNGKEADFSKASLEEYLNLYIKFKLKVQAARDMKLDTIPTLIKELEGYRQQLTTNYLNDKEVTDKLAKEVYERQKKDLKISHILFSLNNSATPSDTLKAYEAAMQAYREIMKSKEWDAAVKKYSNDLNTAQQGGSLGWVTAMLPDGFFHFENTIYQLKKGEISYPVRSRLGFHLIRLDDIRPARRKMEAAHILFRKSIKGKPDILAKGKVDSAYQVLSKGGNFEELARLLSEDKTTSMTGGTIGYFGINQYESSFEDAAFALERDGQVSAPVETSIGWHLIKRLKREEELPYERAKKKIQSDISRDSRFKEAQGSLIGKIKAEAGYSENAAALDRFAAAMDTNFFTYKWKAPEFEKQEELGAIGNIKMTNTEFAEFVKSNTRLRVQGSDDQDVKQAIRKLFDEMVAQKCLQYEEGRLEDKYPEFKSLMREYREGILLFEATKNVVWDRAAEDSLGLRMFYEKNKSKYQWDERAIVYYVAIDTPDNKIVGKIQKYMQKKTVSAGLDKFDQKREFISFQKSTVEKKNKETYEGLEFKKASMTGLNKNASGKGYHFKKIEQILPPSTKTLDEARGFIIADYQDYLEALWVDELKAKYPVNVNQETLNALVKM, from the coding sequence ATGAAATCTAGCATTTTTTACATCTTATCTATTTGGTTTTCAATAAATAGCATTGTTTTTTCACAGTCCAACGACCCCGTTTTATTCACCATTCAAAATCAACCCGTCAAAGTTTCTGAATTTGAATACATCTATACTAAAAACAATGGTAAAGAGGCTGATTTTTCAAAAGCATCCTTGGAAGAATACCTGAATCTTTATATAAAATTTAAACTAAAGGTCCAGGCAGCCCGAGACATGAAGTTGGACACGATCCCCACTTTGATTAAAGAATTAGAAGGATATCGGCAACAACTCACTACCAATTATCTCAACGATAAAGAGGTCACGGATAAATTGGCAAAAGAAGTCTACGAAAGACAAAAGAAAGATCTAAAAATCAGTCATATTTTATTTAGTTTGAACAACAGCGCGACGCCTTCTGATACACTTAAGGCTTATGAAGCTGCCATGCAGGCATACCGCGAAATCATGAAATCAAAAGAATGGGATGCGGCTGTTAAAAAATATTCCAATGATCTAAATACAGCCCAGCAAGGTGGTTCTCTCGGCTGGGTTACCGCTATGTTACCGGATGGATTTTTCCATTTTGAAAACACCATCTATCAATTGAAAAAAGGAGAGATTTCCTACCCTGTAAGGTCCAGATTGGGTTTTCACCTGATCAGATTGGATGATATCAGACCAGCCCGCAGAAAAATGGAGGCTGCCCATATTCTTTTTAGAAAGAGCATCAAAGGAAAACCAGACATCCTTGCCAAAGGGAAAGTGGACAGTGCTTATCAAGTCCTCAGTAAAGGTGGAAATTTTGAGGAACTCGCCAGACTTCTCAGTGAAGACAAAACCACAAGCATGACGGGTGGCACGATCGGTTATTTTGGAATCAATCAATATGAATCCAGTTTTGAAGATGCTGCTTTTGCTTTAGAAAGAGACGGACAGGTTTCTGCCCCGGTGGAAACGAGCATTGGCTGGCATCTGATCAAGCGACTGAAAAGAGAAGAAGAATTGCCCTACGAAAGAGCCAAGAAGAAAATACAATCAGACATCAGCCGCGATAGCAGATTCAAAGAGGCGCAGGGAAGTTTGATTGGAAAAATAAAGGCAGAAGCCGGATACTCTGAAAATGCGGCTGCTCTGGATCGATTTGCTGCGGCAATGGATACCAATTTTTTTACCTACAAATGGAAAGCGCCAGAATTTGAAAAACAAGAAGAACTTGGTGCGATTGGGAATATTAAAATGACCAATACTGAATTTGCAGAATTCGTTAAATCAAATACAAGATTGAGGGTACAGGGCTCTGATGATCAGGATGTCAAGCAGGCAATCAGAAAGTTGTTTGATGAAATGGTTGCCCAAAAATGCCTTCAATATGAAGAAGGAAGACTGGAAGATAAATATCCTGAATTCAAATCCCTCATGAGAGAATACCGGGAGGGAATACTCTTGTTTGAAGCGACCAAAAATGTGGTCTGGGATAGAGCAGCTGAAGACAGCTTGGGATTGAGAATGTTTTATGAAAAAAACAAATCGAAGTACCAATGGGATGAAAGAGCAATCGTTTATTATGTGGCTATAGATACTCCAGATAACAAAATCGTGGGTAAAATTCAAAAATACATGCAAAAGAAAACAGTATCTGCGGGTCTGGATAAATTTGATCAAAAAAGAGAATTCATCTCTTTTCAGAAATCCACTGTAGAGAAAAAGAACAAGGAAACTTACGAAGGACTGGAATTTAAGAAAGCTTCCATGACAGGTTTAAATAAAAATGCATCCGGGAAAGGCTATCATTTTAAAAAAATCGAACAAATTCTACCACCCAGTACAAAAACCCTCGATGAAGCAAGAGGATTTATCATTGCGGATTATCAGGATTATCTTGAGGCACTTTGGGTGGACGAATTAAAAGCAAAATATCCGGTCAATGTAAATCAGGAAACTCTAAATGCGCTGGTAAAAATGTAA
- a CDS encoding hypoxanthine phosphoribosyltransferase, with amino-acid sequence MKKVKIKDLEFSLLYTHDAIQERVLHLAKQIDQWYLEKNWVPECLVIMDGAFLFAADLCRNLNSDFTIQFIKIKSYAGVLPNEIKMDTAFDFHSLKNKAVLILEDILDTGNTMFELIKILKELPVLDLKICSFLVKPEVLRKDVKPDWIGYEINPLFVVGYGMDYDGNGRGLSDIYQLVQASPDGHVK; translated from the coding sequence ATGAAAAAAGTGAAAATTAAAGATTTAGAATTTTCTCTTTTATATACACACGATGCCATACAAGAACGCGTATTGCATTTGGCCAAACAAATCGATCAATGGTACCTGGAGAAAAATTGGGTTCCAGAATGTCTCGTCATCATGGATGGCGCCTTTCTGTTTGCCGCTGATCTATGCAGAAATTTAAATTCTGACTTTACAATACAATTCATAAAAATTAAATCATACGCTGGAGTCTTACCAAATGAAATTAAAATGGATACAGCCTTCGACTTTCACTCATTAAAAAACAAAGCTGTCCTCATCCTGGAAGATATTTTAGACACAGGAAATACCATGTTTGAACTTATCAAAATCTTAAAAGAACTACCTGTCCTGGATTTGAAAATATGCAGTTTTCTGGTAAAGCCTGAAGTTTTGCGCAAGGATGTAAAACCTGACTGGATTGGGTATGAAATAAATCCTTTGTTTGTAGTCGGATATGGTATGGATTATGACGGAAACGGAAGGGGTTTGTCAGATATATATCAGTTGGTGCAAGCTTCACCAGATGGCCATGTCAAATAA
- a CDS encoding peptidylprolyl isomerase: MKQLMKMKTWLVLFSMIQMSYAQNPITVDKIIAKVGGEIILYSDWRDQIAYISERQGSISEEEHCEVLENLLFQKFMVHQAKLDSVAVLDEEIEQQLSARIDQILQYMNNDVSKFEEYYGQSIEQVRSRFRDDLKNQMLSERLQNKVLGNITVTPNEVQEFFSKIPKDSIPYFSSEVEISEIIYKPKANPDEIKNAKEKLEKILARIKAGEDFEKLAKIHSDDVGSAKSGGNLGWMKRGSLVPQFEAVAFGLEKDSISDIVETEFGYHIIQLLGRRGNNINTRHILVKVRYTETDYTKANQYLDSIRSVILRDSIPFETAVRNYSDKNSETYNNGGQILNPKTGNAYFEVADLDPDIYFATDGLKPGELSKVIASNEPDGKKVFRIVKLVSRSTPHRANLQQDYHKIQTAAKEMKKNEHFRIWLEQKIPSVYSYIEPTIKTNCPNLQNWGNPN, from the coding sequence GTGAAACAATTGATGAAGATGAAAACATGGCTGGTGCTATTTTCAATGATCCAGATGAGCTATGCACAAAATCCAATTACTGTGGATAAGATCATTGCAAAAGTAGGCGGTGAAATAATTCTGTATTCAGATTGGAGAGATCAAATAGCATATATTTCAGAAAGACAAGGATCTATTTCTGAAGAAGAGCATTGTGAGGTTCTTGAAAATTTATTGTTTCAGAAATTTATGGTGCATCAGGCAAAGTTGGACAGTGTTGCTGTTCTGGATGAGGAGATCGAACAACAACTCTCTGCCAGAATCGATCAAATCCTGCAATACATGAACAACGATGTTTCAAAATTTGAAGAATATTATGGCCAAAGCATTGAGCAGGTAAGGAGCCGCTTCAGAGATGATTTAAAAAATCAAATGCTGAGTGAAAGACTCCAAAACAAAGTATTGGGTAATATTACGGTAACACCCAATGAAGTTCAGGAATTTTTTAGCAAAATTCCAAAAGACAGCATTCCATATTTTAGTTCTGAAGTTGAAATTTCAGAAATCATTTACAAGCCGAAGGCAAATCCAGATGAGATAAAGAATGCCAAAGAAAAACTAGAAAAAATTCTTGCAAGAATTAAAGCGGGAGAGGATTTTGAAAAATTGGCGAAAATACATTCAGACGATGTCGGCTCTGCCAAATCCGGTGGAAATTTGGGATGGATGAAGAGAGGGTCATTGGTACCACAGTTTGAAGCCGTGGCCTTTGGACTTGAAAAAGACAGCATCTCCGATATTGTTGAAACAGAATTTGGATATCACATCATTCAATTGCTGGGACGTAGAGGAAACAATATCAATACCAGACACATCCTGGTCAAGGTGCGATATACAGAAACAGATTACACCAAAGCAAATCAATATCTGGACAGCATCCGCTCCGTCATACTTCGCGACAGCATTCCCTTCGAAACAGCCGTAAGAAATTACAGTGACAAGAATTCCGAAACCTACAACAATGGAGGTCAAATATTAAATCCAAAAACAGGAAATGCCTATTTTGAAGTAGCAGACCTTGATCCTGATATTTATTTCGCCACCGATGGCTTAAAACCAGGTGAGTTGTCCAAAGTCATCGCATCTAATGAACCCGATGGTAAAAAAGTATTCAGGATCGTAAAGCTGGTTTCAAGAAGTACACCACATCGAGCAAACTTGCAGCAAGATTATCACAAAATCCAAACTGCAGCCAAAGAGATGAAAAAGAACGAACATTTTAGAATTTGGCTGGAACAAAAAATTCCGAGTGTGTATTCTTACATTGAGCCAACGATTAAAACAAATTGCCCCAATCTTCAAAATTGGGGTAATCCCAACTAG
- a CDS encoding YraN family protein — translation MAILKERGNKGEELAADYLLSLGYKILERNWRWSRAEADIIAKDGEILVFVEVKTRTYPYFGNPEDFVNERKLWMLNDLANRYMELIGHEWEIRFDLLSVILHEPYGHEIKHLKDAWY, via the coding sequence TTGGCAATTTTAAAAGAAAGAGGAAACAAGGGTGAGGAATTGGCGGCGGATTATCTGCTATCTCTTGGTTACAAAATTCTGGAGAGAAATTGGCGATGGAGCCGCGCCGAGGCAGATATCATTGCCAAGGATGGTGAGATTTTGGTGTTTGTGGAAGTGAAGACAAGAACCTATCCCTATTTTGGAAACCCTGAGGATTTTGTCAATGAACGCAAACTTTGGATGCTCAATGATTTAGCCAATCGTTATATGGAACTAATTGGCCATGAATGGGAAATCAGGTTTGACCTCTTGTCTGTGATTCTTCATGAACCCTACGGCCATGAAATAAAACATTTAAAAGATGCCTGGTATTAA
- a CDS encoding SPFH domain-containing protein, with product MDPVTLILFSLFIIVLFFSLVTVKQGTVAVITVFGKYRRLLSPGLNVKIPLIEVIHRRISIQNRSVELGFQAVTVDQATVNFTAMLLYSVLNQEENTIKNVAFKFLDDRNFMQALIRSIEGSVRAFVATKRQSEVLVLRREIVENVKENLDKTLEDWGYHLIDLQINDITFDEEVMRSMAKVVASHNLKAAAENEGQALLITKTKAAEADGNAIKIEAESERLAAQLRGQGIASFREEIAKGMSNAAKLMEDSNLDANLIMFSMWTEAIKNFAEHGNGNVIFLDGSLENMDRTLRQMLAMGNMQLHKDKGQSTNKD from the coding sequence ATGGATCCGGTTACACTGATTTTATTTTCACTTTTTATCATCGTTTTATTTTTTTCATTGGTTACCGTCAAACAAGGTACGGTCGCTGTGATCACCGTATTTGGAAAATACAGGAGATTGCTTTCGCCGGGACTCAACGTAAAAATTCCACTGATTGAAGTGATTCACAGAAGAATTTCCATTCAAAACCGAAGCGTTGAACTCGGTTTTCAGGCAGTGACGGTGGATCAGGCAACGGTCAATTTTACGGCCATGCTTCTGTATTCCGTTTTAAATCAGGAGGAGAACACCATTAAAAATGTTGCCTTCAAGTTTTTGGACGATCGCAATTTTATGCAGGCATTGATCAGATCGATCGAAGGTTCTGTGCGGGCGTTTGTCGCCACCAAAAGACAAAGTGAAGTTTTGGTTTTGCGCAGGGAAATTGTCGAGAACGTCAAAGAGAATCTGGATAAAACTTTAGAGGATTGGGGTTATCATCTGATCGATTTACAAATCAATGACATCACTTTTGATGAAGAAGTCATGAGATCCATGGCCAAAGTGGTTGCTTCGCATAATTTGAAGGCAGCGGCTGAAAATGAAGGACAAGCCTTGTTGATTACAAAAACAAAAGCTGCTGAAGCGGATGGCAATGCCATAAAAATTGAGGCGGAATCTGAAAGACTGGCGGCCCAATTAAGAGGTCAGGGAATTGCTTCCTTCAGAGAAGAAATTGCAAAGGGAATGAGCAACGCCGCTAAATTGATGGAAGATTCAAACCTGGATGCCAATTTGATCATGTTTAGTATGTGGACAGAGGCCATTAAAAACTTTGCAGAACACGGCAATGGCAATGTCATTTTCTTGGATGGCAGTTTGGAGAATATGGATAGAACCCTGAGACAAATGCTTGCCATGGGAAATATGCAATTGCATAAGGATAAGGGTCAGAGTACCAATAAAGACTGA
- a CDS encoding glycine--tRNA ligase, protein MAIQQEDSFKKITSHCKEYGFIFQSSEIYDGLSAVYDYGPYGAELKNNIKSYWWKSMVQMQDHITGIDSAIFMHPKTWKASGHVDAFNDPLVDNKDSKKRYRADQLIEDAIEKIILKAEKEVEKARARFGENFDEALYRSTNPRVSEYIARAQSLNEKLNHAMTSNNMEELKNLIDELEIADPDSGSRNWTEVRQFNLMFNTQLGNIAGEEGKLYLRPETAQGIFVNFLNVQKTTRQKIPFGIAQIGKAFRNEIVARQFIFRMREFEQMEMQFFVKPGEEMQWYEYWKDYRMSWHKALGTPHQKLKFHNHENLAHYANAAVDIQFEFPFGFRELEGIHSRTDFDLRSHQELSGKKLQYFDPELNENYTPYVVETSIGLDRMFLAMMSLAYTEENVPDADGQESQRVVLKLHPVLAPVKCAILPLVKNKPELVELAKKIHQQLKPLFMCQYDEKDAIGRRYRRQDAIGTPFCVTIDFESLEDGKVTLRDRDTLEQTRISIDQIGQTVQEKTGWQLVF, encoded by the coding sequence ATGGCCATTCAACAAGAAGACAGTTTTAAGAAAATCACCTCTCACTGCAAGGAGTATGGATTCATTTTTCAGAGTTCTGAGATCTACGATGGTCTGAGTGCGGTTTATGATTATGGGCCTTATGGCGCTGAATTAAAGAACAATATAAAATCCTATTGGTGGAAAAGCATGGTACAAATGCAAGACCACATTACCGGGATAGATTCAGCCATCTTTATGCATCCCAAAACCTGGAAGGCTTCAGGGCATGTCGATGCATTCAATGACCCTTTGGTGGACAACAAAGATTCAAAAAAAAGATACAGGGCAGATCAATTGATAGAAGACGCCATCGAAAAAATTATTCTGAAGGCAGAAAAAGAAGTTGAAAAAGCGCGCGCAAGGTTTGGTGAAAATTTTGATGAAGCCTTGTACCGCAGCACCAACCCGAGGGTGAGTGAATACATAGCAAGGGCGCAGTCCCTAAATGAAAAGCTCAACCATGCAATGACTTCCAACAACATGGAAGAACTTAAAAATCTCATTGACGAACTTGAGATTGCAGACCCTGATTCAGGATCACGCAATTGGACGGAAGTGAGACAATTTAATTTAATGTTCAATACCCAATTGGGTAACATCGCAGGTGAAGAAGGCAAATTGTATCTGCGTCCTGAAACTGCCCAGGGCATATTTGTCAATTTTTTAAATGTGCAAAAGACCACCCGTCAAAAAATTCCTTTTGGAATTGCTCAAATTGGCAAAGCCTTTAGAAATGAAATTGTGGCGCGACAATTTATTTTCCGAATGAGGGAGTTCGAACAAATGGAAATGCAATTTTTTGTCAAGCCGGGTGAAGAAATGCAATGGTATGAGTACTGGAAAGACTATCGCATGAGCTGGCACAAAGCGCTTGGTACTCCTCATCAGAAATTGAAATTTCACAACCATGAAAACCTGGCACATTATGCCAATGCAGCGGTGGATATTCAATTTGAATTTCCATTTGGTTTTCGGGAATTGGAAGGAATTCACTCCCGTACGGATTTTGATCTGAGAAGCCATCAGGAATTATCGGGAAAAAAATTGCAATATTTTGATCCGGAACTAAATGAAAACTATACGCCTTATGTGGTAGAAACCAGCATTGGACTGGATCGAATGTTTTTAGCAATGATGAGTTTGGCTTACACGGAAGAGAATGTTCCTGATGCTGATGGACAGGAGTCTCAAAGGGTGGTCTTGAAATTACATCCTGTACTTGCACCGGTCAAATGTGCCATTCTGCCTCTTGTAAAAAACAAACCTGAACTGGTGGAGCTCGCCAAAAAAATCCACCAGCAGCTCAAACCATTGTTTATGTGTCAGTATGACGAAAAGGATGCCATTGGAAGAAGATACCGCAGACAGGATGCCATAGGTACTCCTTTTTGTGTCACCATTGATTTCGAAAGTCTAGAAGATGGCAAGGTCACTTTAAGAGATCGGGATACCCTGGAGCAAACCAGAATATCCATTGATCAAATAGGACAAACGGTGCAAGAAAAAACGGGATGGCAGCTGGTTTTTTAA
- a CDS encoding HU family DNA-binding protein, protein MNKGDLINNVAKSADCTKVQAATAVDTVFESIEKALKKGDRVTLVGFGTFSVSVRKAREGRNPATGKTIKIPKKKVVRFKSGKGLSEKLN, encoded by the coding sequence ATGAACAAAGGAGATTTGATCAACAATGTAGCAAAATCTGCTGATTGTACGAAAGTACAGGCTGCTACTGCGGTAGACACTGTATTTGAGTCTATCGAAAAAGCTTTGAAAAAAGGAGATAGAGTTACCCTTGTAGGATTTGGAACTTTCTCTGTATCAGTCAGAAAAGCAAGAGAAGGAAGAAATCCGGCCACCGGTAAAACCATCAAAATTCCTAAGAAAAAAGTGGTTCGCTTTAAATCCGGTAAAGGATTGTCTGAAAAGTTGAATTAA
- a CDS encoding tetratricopeptide repeat protein, which yields MEPQTFDFKRDVVDQSFVKPVLIDFWADWCGPCKVLGPILEGLEADDQGKWKLVKIDTEEFQEIAAYFKIQSIPNCKLVFEGKIIDEFSGAQSKSTIRKWLDTHLSKLIVEEADAAPDDFNELLEDQRDIPDRDFLKRLYLFVDAHPGHQKAILALVKHEVFFNPDQAIERIQQVTEDKEIQELHADLNVIKTFVEADWKAGHPIAQKLYLARNYLFETKIQDAIEEIISSIHQDVLFGDGIARKMGIALFHILGTQHPITKENRKLFDMAIW from the coding sequence ATGGAACCCCAGACATTTGATTTTAAGAGAGACGTAGTCGATCAGAGTTTTGTCAAGCCGGTATTGATCGATTTTTGGGCCGATTGGTGTGGACCATGCAAGGTGCTTGGACCCATATTGGAAGGATTGGAAGCGGATGATCAGGGAAAGTGGAAACTGGTCAAAATTGACACAGAGGAATTTCAGGAAATAGCTGCTTATTTTAAAATCCAAAGCATCCCAAATTGTAAATTGGTTTTTGAAGGTAAAATCATAGATGAATTTTCAGGCGCGCAGAGTAAATCCACCATCCGAAAATGGTTGGATACCCATCTTTCTAAATTAATTGTGGAAGAAGCCGATGCAGCACCGGATGATTTCAATGAGCTGTTAGAGGACCAAAGGGACATTCCGGATCGGGATTTTTTAAAACGCCTGTATTTGTTTGTTGACGCTCATCCCGGGCATCAGAAGGCAATTTTGGCATTGGTCAAACATGAAGTTTTTTTTAATCCCGATCAAGCCATCGAAAGAATCCAACAAGTCACTGAGGATAAGGAGATTCAAGAACTGCACGCGGACCTCAATGTGATTAAAACATTTGTGGAGGCTGATTGGAAAGCAGGTCATCCGATTGCTCAAAAATTGTATTTGGCAAGAAACTATTTATTTGAAACTAAAATTCAGGATGCAATAGAAGAAATTATTTCTTCCATTCATCAGGATGTTTTATTTGGAGACGGAATTGCAAGGAAAATGGGTATTGCATTGTTTCACATTTTGGGAACGCAGCATCCCATCACCAAAGAAAATAGAAAATTATTTGACATGGCCATCTGGTGA
- a CDS encoding bifunctional phosphoglucose/phosphomannose isomerase encodes MIEQFPDTLVSGIRIAQDFNALFNKDNIENIYVSGMGGSGIGAEFVYSFVKDELKIPFAVGKSYDLPAWVNQNTLLILSSYSGNTEETIEVLKKGIHQSAKVVVISSGGTMMRLAIENNLSFVKLPSDWSSPRACLGFSIAAQLGVLFKIGLISEKKWAELLECADFIKTESSQIQEKSKKLAESLFGKMIVIYSSERIEPVALRFRQQINENAKRLCWHHVVPEMNHNELVGWRKSDDELAVLFLLNSDDSDRISQRMDLTKDVVSHFAGSVISLFSKGKNTIERSLYLVHLLDYASVHLAFLNGVDPVEVKVIDFLKSELAAAKD; translated from the coding sequence ATGATCGAGCAATTTCCAGACACTTTGGTCAGCGGAATTCGCATTGCTCAGGATTTTAATGCCCTATTTAATAAGGATAACATAGAGAACATTTATGTATCCGGAATGGGTGGTTCCGGCATCGGTGCGGAATTTGTCTATTCGTTTGTGAAAGATGAATTAAAAATACCTTTTGCCGTCGGTAAATCGTATGATTTGCCGGCATGGGTAAATCAAAACACCCTGCTTATTCTTTCTTCTTATTCCGGCAATACTGAAGAAACCATCGAAGTACTCAAAAAAGGAATCCACCAATCCGCCAAAGTGGTTGTGATTTCTTCCGGAGGCACAATGATGCGCCTAGCCATTGAAAACAATCTTTCATTTGTAAAATTGCCCTCAGATTGGAGTTCTCCCAGAGCATGTCTTGGCTTTTCGATTGCAGCTCAGTTGGGAGTTCTATTCAAAATTGGTTTGATTTCAGAGAAAAAATGGGCAGAACTTTTGGAATGTGCAGATTTTATCAAGACTGAGTCCAGCCAGATTCAAGAAAAATCAAAAAAATTGGCTGAATCTCTGTTCGGCAAAATGATTGTCATCTATAGTTCTGAAAGAATAGAACCGGTGGCCCTGAGGTTTAGACAACAAATCAATGAAAATGCCAAAAGACTTTGTTGGCATCATGTGGTTCCTGAAATGAACCACAACGAATTGGTAGGATGGAGAAAATCAGATGATGAGCTGGCCGTTTTATTTTTATTAAATTCCGATGATTCGGATAGAATTTCTCAGAGGATGGACTTGACAAAAGATGTTGTTTCCCACTTTGCAGGTTCAGTGATCAGTTTGTTTTCCAAGGGAAAAAATACAATAGAGCGCAGTCTCTATTTGGTCCATTTGCTGGATTATGCCAGTGTTCATTTGGCATTTTTAAATGGGGTAGATCCGGTTGAGGTAAAGGTAATTGATTTTCTCAAATCAGAATTAGCAGCTGCCAAGGACTAA